A DNA window from Iodobacter ciconiae contains the following coding sequences:
- a CDS encoding beta-ketoacyl-ACP synthase III, whose translation MYARIVGTGSYLPSRILSNQEIAERVETSDEWIVSRTGIRERHIAAEGELVSDLALKAVEAAIAAAGVSKEEIDLLIVATTTGDQIFPSTACIVQDKLGLHGFPAFDVQAVCAGFIYALSTAEKFVKTGASKCAVVVGAETVSHLINWDDRGTCILFGDGAGAVVLKPSTETGILATNLRSDGRYRHILKADAKVKYGSLTGSPWLYMEGNAVFKFAVRALADVAAETIAAAGLVQSEIDWLVPHQANIRIIESTAKHLGLSMDKVVVTVAEHGNTSAASIPLALDVAMRDGRIKPGQKVLMEGIGGGFAWGAVIAQF comes from the coding sequence ATGTACGCTCGCATTGTTGGCACAGGTTCATATTTACCGTCTCGTATTCTTTCTAATCAGGAAATTGCCGAGCGAGTTGAAACCAGTGATGAATGGATTGTTTCGCGCACGGGGATCCGTGAGCGTCATATTGCAGCCGAAGGCGAGCTGGTATCTGATTTGGCGCTCAAAGCCGTTGAGGCGGCCATTGCCGCTGCGGGTGTGAGCAAAGAAGAAATTGATTTGCTGATTGTGGCCACAACAACGGGTGATCAGATTTTCCCGTCCACAGCTTGTATCGTGCAGGATAAATTAGGCCTGCATGGCTTTCCTGCTTTTGATGTGCAGGCGGTGTGCGCGGGGTTTATTTACGCGCTGAGCACGGCAGAAAAATTTGTTAAAACCGGCGCTTCCAAGTGTGCGGTGGTGGTTGGTGCTGAAACGGTTTCCCACTTGATTAACTGGGATGATCGCGGCACTTGCATTTTGTTTGGTGATGGCGCGGGCGCAGTGGTGCTGAAGCCTTCAACCGAAACCGGTATTCTGGCAACTAATTTACGCTCGGATGGCCGTTACCGTCATATTCTGAAAGCGGATGCAAAGGTGAAATACGGTAGTCTGACAGGCAGCCCGTGGCTGTATATGGAAGGCAATGCCGTATTTAAGTTTGCCGTCAGGGCGCTCGCTGATGTGGCCGCAGAAACCATTGCTGCTGCCGGTCTTGTTCAATCCGAAATTGACTGGCTGGTTCCGCATCAGGCCAATATTCGTATTATTGAATCCACCGCAAAGCATCTTGGTTTAAGTATGGATAAAGTGGTGGTGACGGTTGCCGAGCATGGCAACACTTCTGCTGCATCTATCCCATTGGCGCTGGATGTTGCAATGCGTGATGGCCGGATCAAGCCGGGCCAGAAAGTATTAATGGAAGGGATTGGTGGCGGTTTTGCCTGGGGCGCGGTGATCGCTCAGTTTTAA
- a CDS encoding lipocalin family protein: protein MRLSALLLSLIISGTAYAAPITVSSLDLNRYLGRWYEIASFPMYFQRMCIADTTAEYTKQGDDKIGVLNRCRKQDGSFAEAKGHASVVPDSGNAKLKVSFFWPFSADYWVFGLGDEYQWALVGNPDRKYLWLLSRSQSISKQDLDAALDIAKEQGFDISQLNYTLQHEN, encoded by the coding sequence ATGCGCCTATCTGCCTTACTTCTCAGCCTGATCATCAGCGGCACAGCCTATGCAGCCCCCATAACTGTCTCCTCACTGGATTTAAACCGTTATTTAGGCCGCTGGTACGAAATCGCCAGTTTCCCCATGTATTTTCAGCGCATGTGCATTGCCGATACCACAGCGGAATACACTAAACAGGGAGACGATAAGATTGGTGTACTCAATCGTTGCCGCAAACAAGACGGCAGCTTTGCCGAAGCAAAAGGGCATGCCAGTGTTGTCCCCGATAGCGGAAATGCCAAATTAAAAGTCAGCTTTTTCTGGCCATTCTCTGCTGATTACTGGGTCTTTGGCTTAGGAGATGAATACCAGTGGGCGCTGGTTGGTAATCCGGATCGTAAATATCTATGGTTACTCTCACGCAGCCAGTCAATCAGTAAACAAGATTTAGACGCCGCCCTGGACATTGCAAAAGAGCAGGGCTTTGACATCAGCCAGCTTAATTACACATTACAGCACGAGAATTAA
- the rpmF gene encoding 50S ribosomal protein L32 — protein MAVQQNKKSPSKRGMRRAHDFLTAPALAVEATTGEAHLRHHISPNGFYRGRRVIKAKGE, from the coding sequence ATGGCTGTTCAACAGAATAAAAAGTCCCCGTCCAAGCGTGGCATGCGTCGTGCACACGACTTTCTGACCGCTCCGGCGCTGGCAGTTGAAGCTACGACAGGTGAAGCACATTTGCGTCACCACATCTCCCCAAATGGCTTTTACCGCGGTCGCCGCGTTATCAAAGCTAAGGGCGAGTAA
- the fabF gene encoding beta-ketoacyl-ACP synthase II yields the protein MSKRRVVVTGLGHVSPVGNDVASGWANLLAGQSGIAQITRFDASDLACTIAGEVKGFDITEYISAKDARRMDVFIHYGIAAALQAIKDAGLDDVADLDKTRVGVNIGSGIGGLWSIEQTSAAMLESGPRKIGPFFIPGCLINLVAGHVTILKGYQGPSYGIVSACTTGAHSIGDAARIIQYGDADVMVAGGAEGAISRLGMGGFAAMKALSTRNDDPATASRPWDTGRDGFVMGEGAGVLVLEEYEHAKKRGATIYAELIGFGMSSDAYHITSPTAEGPARGVTNALRDAGINPDEVDYVNAHGTSTPLGDANETNALKIAFGDHAKKLVVNSTKSMTGHLLGGAGGVEAIYSILALHNQVSPPTINIFEQDIAGGCDLDYVANTARDMKIDVAISNSFGFGGTNGTLVFRKV from the coding sequence GTGTCTAAACGCAGAGTAGTTGTCACTGGCCTGGGACATGTCTCACCGGTCGGCAATGATGTGGCTTCCGGCTGGGCAAATTTGCTTGCTGGCCAGTCTGGCATCGCCCAAATTACCCGTTTCGACGCCAGTGACCTGGCTTGCACCATTGCTGGTGAAGTCAAAGGTTTTGATATTACCGAGTACATCTCGGCAAAAGACGCACGCCGCATGGATGTGTTTATCCATTACGGTATCGCCGCAGCTTTGCAGGCCATTAAAGACGCTGGCCTTGATGATGTTGCTGATCTGGACAAGACGCGCGTTGGTGTGAATATTGGTTCCGGTATCGGTGGCCTTTGGTCTATCGAGCAGACCAGCGCGGCTATGCTTGAAAGCGGTCCGCGCAAAATTGGCCCGTTCTTTATTCCAGGTTGCCTGATTAATCTGGTTGCAGGTCATGTCACTATTTTAAAAGGCTACCAAGGGCCAAGTTATGGCATCGTTTCTGCATGTACCACTGGTGCGCATAGCATTGGTGATGCTGCCCGTATTATCCAATACGGCGATGCAGATGTGATGGTGGCTGGCGGTGCTGAAGGCGCGATTTCCCGTCTTGGCATGGGTGGCTTTGCCGCAATGAAAGCGCTTTCTACCCGCAACGATGATCCGGCCACGGCATCCCGCCCCTGGGATACGGGGCGGGATGGTTTTGTGATGGGTGAAGGCGCGGGTGTGCTGGTACTGGAAGAGTACGAGCATGCTAAAAAACGCGGTGCAACCATTTATGCCGAGCTGATCGGTTTTGGTATGAGCTCGGATGCTTATCATATCACTTCACCAACGGCAGAAGGCCCGGCACGAGGTGTAACGAATGCCTTGCGCGATGCGGGCATTAATCCTGATGAAGTTGATTATGTAAATGCCCATGGCACATCGACTCCGTTGGGGGATGCAAATGAAACCAACGCGCTGAAAATTGCCTTTGGTGACCATGCCAAGAAGCTGGTAGTAAATTCTACAAAATCCATGACGGGCCATTTATTGGGCGGCGCGGGTGGTGTGGAAGCCATTTACTCCATTTTGGCTCTGCATAATCAGGTGTCCCCACCTACCATCAATATCTTCGAGCAGGATATTGCGGGTGGTTGTGACCTGGACTATGTGGCAAATACTGCAAGAGACATGAAGATTGACGTTGCAATCTCTAACTCCTTCGGTTTTGGCGGCACCAACGGCACGCTGGTTTTCCGTAAAGTTTAA
- the plsX gene encoding phosphate acyltransferase PlsX, with protein sequence MDITVAVDAMGGDHGSHVTVPAVLRFLKEFPQVNVVLVGLPDVLAVELKACHAEVGPRLRVHAASEVVTMDESPQSAMKNKKDSSMRVAINLVKSGEANACVSAGNTGALMATARFVLKTIPGIDRPAIAKMMPSSRNETCVLDLGANAVCTPHNILQFAIMGSSLVAATRHIENPTVGLLNIGSEDQKGNETVKEASELLKASRLNFQGNVEGNDIYRGSVDVVTCDGFTGNVALKASEGLAKMLADFLKQEFTRSWWARIIALLAWPVLARFKARVDPRRYNGASLLGLKGIVVKSHGSADKVAFYWALRQAMDEARSGVIQRITEQVQDQLAELAAQETAVE encoded by the coding sequence ATGGATATCACCGTTGCCGTTGATGCGATGGGCGGCGATCATGGCTCGCACGTTACTGTGCCTGCCGTACTTCGCTTCCTAAAAGAATTTCCCCAGGTTAATGTCGTGCTGGTTGGTTTGCCCGATGTGCTTGCGGTTGAGTTGAAAGCTTGCCATGCCGAGGTCGGTCCCCGCTTGCGTGTTCATGCCGCCAGTGAAGTGGTGACAATGGATGAGTCGCCCCAGTCGGCGATGAAAAATAAAAAAGATTCTTCGATGCGTGTGGCGATCAATTTGGTTAAATCCGGCGAAGCCAATGCCTGCGTTTCAGCCGGCAATACCGGTGCGCTGATGGCAACTGCCCGCTTTGTACTTAAAACAATTCCGGGTATTGATCGGCCTGCTATCGCGAAAATGATGCCTTCCAGCCGCAATGAGACTTGTGTGCTGGATTTAGGCGCTAATGCAGTGTGTACGCCGCATAATATTTTGCAGTTTGCGATTATGGGGTCTTCTCTTGTGGCGGCTACCCGCCATATCGAGAACCCGACTGTTGGTTTGCTCAATATTGGTTCTGAAGATCAAAAAGGAAATGAGACGGTTAAAGAGGCTTCGGAATTACTGAAAGCATCCCGGCTTAATTTTCAGGGTAATGTTGAGGGAAATGACATCTACCGGGGCTCGGTCGATGTGGTGACCTGCGATGGTTTTACCGGTAATGTGGCTTTGAAAGCCTCAGAAGGCTTGGCAAAAATGCTGGCTGACTTTTTAAAACAAGAGTTTACCCGTAGCTGGTGGGCGCGCATCATTGCCCTTCTGGCATGGCCGGTATTGGCTCGTTTTAAGGCCAGAGTTGATCCGCGCCGTTATAACGGTGCGTCCTTGCTGGGCTTAAAAGGTATCGTGGTGAAAAGCCATGGTAGTGCAGATAAAGTAGCTTTTTATTGGGCTTTGCGGCAGGCGATGGATGAGGCGCGCTCGGGCGTGATTCAGCGCATCACTGAACAGGTTCAAGATCAGCTCGCAGAATTGGCAGCTCAAGAGACTGCCGTCGAATAA
- a CDS encoding aminodeoxychorismate synthase component I — MFCLSLAQTPDLLALHASDPARFPALAETGGGQPGWDILFSLPREVRVYAEGDAFVSDLRSLPLDTQLPRPEDLPVDAPFAGGWFTYAGYELLSTFEPHVAHRSEADFPVAALLRIPAAVLLERPSGQAWLVAETLEELEMLAERVAHTPEFNPDLPQIASITEDDPAAFLQGAQRALIYIREGDVFQVNLSRGWDVQLAQALSPAELFASLRVRNPAPFSTLLDLGCHGAVVSSSPERLVKVKGDLVETRPIAGTHPRSLDPIEDAGLKARLLATPKERAEHIMLVDLERNDLGRICTAGTVQVDELMAVATYAFVHHIESNVCGQLKAGQTPADILRALFPGGTITGCPKVRCMQIIRELEDRPRYAYTGSLGYINLDGSMDLNILIRTFLQRQDQLYFRAGAGIVIDSDPERELQETRHKARGLLRALGVQG; from the coding sequence ATGTTCTGTTTATCTCTAGCTCAAACTCCTGATTTATTAGCGCTGCATGCCAGCGATCCTGCCCGTTTTCCTGCCCTTGCCGAGACAGGCGGAGGGCAGCCGGGGTGGGATATCTTGTTTTCCCTGCCACGTGAAGTGCGTGTTTATGCGGAAGGGGATGCTTTTGTGAGTGATTTACGCAGCCTGCCCCTGGATACCCAGCTGCCCCGGCCGGAAGATCTGCCTGTTGATGCGCCCTTTGCAGGGGGCTGGTTTACTTATGCGGGCTATGAGCTGCTTTCTACGTTTGAGCCGCATGTTGCGCATCGCTCCGAGGCTGATTTTCCTGTTGCAGCGCTACTGCGCATTCCTGCTGCGGTGTTGCTTGAGCGCCCGTCTGGTCAAGCTTGGCTGGTGGCGGAAACACTGGAAGAGCTGGAAATGCTCGCTGAACGAGTTGCTCATACACCTGAATTTAATCCCGACTTGCCACAAATTGCATCAATTACTGAGGATGATCCAGCTGCCTTTTTACAAGGTGCACAGCGAGCTCTTATATATATAAGAGAAGGGGATGTTTTTCAGGTGAACTTATCCCGGGGCTGGGATGTGCAACTTGCTCAGGCTCTAAGCCCTGCAGAGTTATTTGCCAGCCTGCGTGTGCGTAATCCTGCGCCGTTTTCTACCCTGCTCGATTTAGGCTGCCATGGTGCCGTGGTTAGCTCGTCGCCTGAGCGCCTAGTTAAAGTGAAAGGCGATCTGGTTGAAACCAGGCCTATTGCTGGCACTCACCCCAGATCGCTTGATCCTATTGAAGACGCCGGACTTAAAGCACGGCTTTTGGCTACGCCCAAAGAGCGTGCCGAACATATTATGCTGGTTGATTTAGAGCGTAACGATCTGGGGCGCATTTGTACGGCGGGAACGGTGCAGGTGGACGAGCTGATGGCTGTGGCGACCTATGCTTTTGTTCATCATATCGAATCCAATGTATGTGGGCAGTTAAAGGCAGGGCAAACACCTGCAGATATCCTCAGGGCGTTATTTCCTGGCGGAACTATTACAGGTTGCCCCAAGGTTCGCTGCATGCAAATTATCAGGGAGCTGGAAGATCGGCCCCGTTATGCTTACACCGGCAGCCTGGGTTATATCAATCTGGATGGATCAATGGATCTTAATATTCTGATTCGTACTTTTTTACAAAGGCAGGACCAGCTTTATTTCAGGGCGGGCGCTGGTATTGTGATTGATTCAGATCCAGAGCGCGAGCTGCAAGAAACCCGGCATAAAGCACGTGGGCTGCTGCGTGCCCTGGGCGTGCAGGGATAA
- the fabG gene encoding 3-oxoacyl-ACP reductase FabG has product MSFEGKVALVTGASRGIGQSIALELARAGALVIGTATSDAGAEAITAYLKEAGNAGCGLRLQVTEEGACDAIIDSITQQFGPVTILVNNAGITRDNLLMRMKDDEWDEVMATNLRPVYKLSKAVMRGMMKARWGRIINIASVVGATGNPGQANYCSAKAALFGFTKSLAREIGSRGVTVNAVAPGFIDTDMTKSLPEEQKVKLVEQIALGRLGNPQDIADAVSFLASEKAAYITGNTLHVNGGMYMN; this is encoded by the coding sequence ATGAGTTTTGAAGGTAAAGTAGCACTGGTAACCGGTGCATCCCGAGGCATTGGCCAGTCTATTGCACTAGAGCTGGCTCGTGCAGGAGCACTGGTGATTGGTACTGCAACCTCGGACGCGGGTGCAGAAGCCATCACGGCTTACTTAAAAGAAGCAGGTAATGCGGGCTGTGGATTGCGTCTGCAGGTGACTGAAGAGGGGGCTTGTGATGCAATCATCGATTCGATTACCCAGCAATTTGGCCCGGTAACCATTCTTGTGAATAATGCAGGTATTACCCGTGATAATCTCCTGATGCGTATGAAAGATGATGAATGGGATGAGGTGATGGCCACTAATCTGCGTCCGGTGTATAAGCTATCAAAGGCCGTAATGCGTGGCATGATGAAGGCGCGTTGGGGCCGCATTATCAATATTGCATCGGTTGTTGGCGCTACGGGTAACCCTGGCCAGGCTAATTATTGCTCGGCGAAAGCGGCTTTATTTGGCTTTACCAAATCATTGGCGCGTGAAATTGGTTCCCGCGGTGTTACTGTGAACGCGGTTGCACCCGGTTTTATTGATACGGATATGACAAAGTCGCTGCCTGAAGAACAAAAGGTTAAACTTGTCGAACAAATTGCCTTGGGGCGCTTGGGTAATCCGCAGGATATTGCAGATGCGGTGAGTTTTTTGGCGTCAGAGAAAGCTGCTTACATTACGGGTAACACCCTGCATGTGAACGGCGGAATGTATATGAATTAA
- a CDS encoding Maf family protein: MHLPRLVLASTSPYRKELLERLGISFETAAPDLDESPLAGETAGDTSLRLAIAKARVLANQYPDSLIIGSDQVALLNGEQLGKPGNHERAVHQLSKMRGHTLAFHTALCLYNTGTGQEQHCVDITRVTMRDYTDAEIESYLLREKPYNCAGSAKTEGLGIVMIAAIEGKDPAAIIGLPLIELITMLKNEGFPLL; encoded by the coding sequence ATGCACTTACCTCGTTTAGTCCTCGCATCTACCTCGCCCTATCGCAAAGAATTACTGGAGCGGCTTGGTATTTCTTTTGAAACTGCTGCGCCAGATCTGGATGAAAGCCCCCTGGCTGGCGAAACAGCAGGCGACACCAGCCTGCGCCTTGCCATCGCCAAAGCCCGTGTACTGGCCAATCAATACCCAGACAGCCTGATTATTGGTTCGGATCAGGTGGCCCTTTTAAACGGCGAGCAGCTGGGAAAGCCCGGCAATCATGAGCGCGCCGTTCATCAGTTAAGTAAAATGCGCGGCCATACCTTAGCTTTTCATACGGCCCTGTGCCTTTACAACACGGGCACCGGCCAGGAGCAGCATTGTGTAGATATTACCCGTGTGACGATGCGTGATTACACCGATGCCGAGATCGAATCCTACCTGCTGCGCGAAAAGCCCTATAACTGCGCTGGCAGTGCAAAAACCGAAGGCCTGGGCATCGTGATGATTGCCGCCATCGAAGGCAAAGATCCTGCCGCGATCATTGGCCTGCCGCTGATTGAATTAATTACCATGTTAAAAAATGAAGGATTTCCACTGCTATGA
- a CDS encoding SAM-dependent methyltransferase, with protein sequence MSGTLYLIPVPLGTDTLASVIPADVLATAQRLTHFIVEAPKTARAFLKEFGTPHELRSLWMEELNEHTKEDALSALLKPLLDGHDVGLMSEAGCPGVADPGANLIRLAHRKGIKVAPLVGPSSILLALMGAGANGQKFRFNGYIPSQDPARLEAIRQLENDSFRNKQAELMIETPYRNGALFDALLVGLKGSTQLTVACDLTTPNELMLSKTVADWKSGPKPDLHKRPTVFVIYAA encoded by the coding sequence ATGAGCGGCACCCTGTATTTGATTCCTGTTCCGCTGGGTACAGACACACTGGCCAGCGTTATTCCGGCTGACGTACTCGCCACGGCACAACGCTTAACGCACTTTATTGTTGAAGCACCCAAAACCGCGCGCGCCTTCCTGAAAGAATTTGGCACACCGCACGAACTGCGCAGCCTATGGATGGAAGAGCTGAACGAGCACACCAAGGAAGACGCGCTCAGCGCCCTCTTAAAACCGCTGCTAGATGGTCATGATGTCGGCCTGATGAGCGAAGCGGGCTGCCCAGGTGTCGCCGACCCAGGCGCCAACCTGATCCGCTTGGCGCATCGTAAAGGCATAAAAGTAGCGCCACTGGTAGGACCATCGTCAATTTTACTTGCCCTGATGGGCGCGGGAGCCAATGGGCAAAAGTTCCGGTTTAACGGCTATATTCCCTCGCAAGACCCTGCTCGCTTAGAAGCGATTCGCCAGCTGGAAAATGATTCGTTCCGCAATAAACAAGCCGAACTGATGATTGAAACGCCTTACCGCAACGGCGCATTATTTGATGCGCTGCTCGTCGGTTTAAAAGGCAGCACCCAGCTCACCGTAGCTTGTGACTTAACCACGCCAAATGAATTGATGCTGAGCAAAACCGTTGCCGACTGGAAAAGCGGCCCTAAGCCAGATCTGCACAAACGCCCAACAGTGTTTGTGATTTACGCAGCTTAA
- the acpP gene encoding acyl carrier protein: protein MENIEQRVKKIVAEQLGVPETDVKIDSSFVNDLGADSLDTVELVMALEEEFECEIPDEEAEKITTVQQAIDFVNANLSK, encoded by the coding sequence ATGGAAAACATCGAACAGCGTGTTAAGAAGATCGTTGCCGAGCAACTTGGCGTGCCGGAAACAGACGTTAAGATTGACTCATCGTTTGTAAATGACCTCGGTGCCGATTCTCTCGATACCGTTGAACTCGTCATGGCACTGGAAGAAGAATTCGAGTGCGAAATTCCTGACGAAGAAGCCGAAAAGATTACTACCGTTCAGCAAGCCATTGACTTCGTCAATGCTAACCTGAGCAAGTAA
- the pabC gene encoding aminodeoxychorismate lyase, translating to MRLLNGQPQNRISMADRAFQFGDGVFRTMRCTGGAIEFWARHYSHLEQDCAALGIVCPSASILLEDLSRLRPVDAVLKIIITRGETARGYSVPDQLLPNRIVQLAALPAYPEQLYQQGVKVRVCSTQASWQPALAGVKHLNRLENVLARREWHDPDIFEGLMLDRDGFVIEGVMSNVLVLSDNILSTPKLEQSGVSGVMCEVIFDAAVQHGLQVEKRAWTLDEIKQSDAIWLTNSLMGLLPVSDLCGRHFQSHAAQLLLSGALKQLRQKEKFAIVDLAGMTKG from the coding sequence ATGAGATTGCTTAATGGCCAGCCCCAAAACCGTATCAGTATGGCTGATCGGGCGTTTCAATTTGGTGACGGGGTATTTCGTACCATGCGTTGCACTGGCGGGGCGATTGAGTTTTGGGCCAGACATTACTCACACTTAGAGCAAGACTGCGCTGCCTTGGGAATAGTTTGCCCAAGTGCTTCGATCTTGCTGGAAGACCTGAGTCGCCTTAGACCGGTTGATGCAGTACTTAAAATTATCATCACCCGGGGTGAAACTGCTCGTGGTTATAGCGTGCCGGATCAATTGCTGCCCAACAGGATTGTGCAGCTGGCGGCTTTGCCTGCGTACCCGGAGCAGTTGTATCAGCAGGGGGTGAAAGTGCGTGTTTGCAGCACGCAGGCGAGCTGGCAACCTGCTCTGGCTGGTGTTAAGCACTTGAATCGTCTGGAGAATGTTCTCGCTCGCCGGGAGTGGCATGACCCGGATATTTTTGAAGGGCTGATGCTGGATAGGGATGGTTTTGTAATTGAAGGGGTGATGAGCAATGTGTTGGTTTTAAGCGACAATATTTTGAGCACACCAAAACTTGAGCAAAGCGGGGTGAGCGGGGTGATGTGCGAGGTAATTTTTGATGCTGCGGTGCAGCATGGTTTGCAGGTGGAAAAACGAGCCTGGACGCTGGATGAGATCAAACAATCCGATGCGATCTGGCTCACAAATAGTTTAATGGGATTATTGCCAGTAAGTGATTTATGCGGACGGCATTTTCAATCACACGCCGCACAGCTGCTACTTTCCGGGGCACTTAAGCAGTTGCGCCAAAAGGAAAAGTTTGCGATTGTTGATCTGGCCGGTATGACGAAAGGGTAA
- a CDS encoding YceD family protein, which yields MRGFLYSFWFLMTVIHSGQFALEGEKIEGLTPLSELGRLHDLLASTEGSMVWKLSGGIDKLERPWLFVDVEGEVQLVCQRCLKPMPFFVNVGSTLVQFPDEAHLDEAENADEDLEGIVIDPELDVMALIEDEILLALPFASRHEDCGADRIVLKDSKPNPFAVLAQLKTREAE from the coding sequence ATGCGCGGTTTCTTGTATTCGTTCTGGTTCCTTATGACTGTTATTCACAGCGGTCAATTCGCGCTTGAAGGCGAAAAGATTGAAGGATTGACGCCGCTGTCCGAGTTAGGCCGATTGCATGATTTGCTTGCCAGTACTGAAGGCAGCATGGTCTGGAAGTTGTCTGGCGGCATTGATAAGTTAGAGCGGCCGTGGTTATTTGTTGATGTGGAAGGCGAAGTTCAACTCGTTTGCCAGCGTTGCCTAAAGCCCATGCCCTTTTTTGTTAATGTGGGTAGCACTCTCGTACAGTTTCCGGATGAAGCCCATCTTGATGAGGCAGAAAACGCTGACGAAGATCTTGAAGGTATCGTTATCGATCCCGAGCTTGACGTTATGGCGTTGATAGAAGATGAAATTCTGCTTGCCTTGCCCTTCGCGTCCCGGCACGAAGACTGTGGTGCAGATCGCATTGTTTTAAAAGATTCAAAACCGAATCCGTTTGCTGTCCTGGCTCAGTTGAAAACCAGGGAAGCGGAATAA
- the fabD gene encoding ACP S-malonyltransferase: MALAFVFPGQGSQSIGMMNGWADLAVVKATFDEASAILGQDLWQMVADGPSELLNATVNTQPLMLTAGVAVWRAWQAQGGAQPEVLAGHSLGEYTALVAAEALSFGDALQLVRLRAIAMQDAVPTGTGAMAAILGLADDQIMAACEEAAQGEVVAAVNFNSPGQVVIAGSKGAVERACEACKARGAKRAMLLPVSVPSHCALMRPAAEKLQQKLDTIVISAPVIPVLHNADVAAYSDAAQIKDALVRQLYEPVRWVETISKMATDGITVIAECGPGKVLAGLNKRIATEAQQVALVDTAALQTLQAML, from the coding sequence ATGGCGTTAGCATTTGTATTTCCGGGCCAAGGCTCTCAATCGATCGGCATGATGAATGGCTGGGCAGATTTGGCCGTAGTGAAGGCGACGTTTGATGAAGCTTCGGCAATCTTGGGGCAGGATTTATGGCAGATGGTAGCTGATGGCCCCAGCGAGTTGTTAAATGCGACCGTCAACACCCAGCCCCTGATGCTGACTGCGGGTGTGGCTGTATGGCGGGCCTGGCAGGCACAAGGTGGCGCGCAGCCAGAGGTATTGGCAGGGCATAGCCTGGGTGAATACACCGCTCTTGTGGCTGCAGAGGCTTTATCTTTTGGTGATGCGCTGCAGTTAGTGCGCTTACGTGCAATTGCCATGCAAGACGCCGTGCCTACTGGTACGGGTGCAATGGCAGCTATTCTCGGCCTTGCAGATGATCAGATCATGGCTGCTTGCGAAGAAGCCGCACAGGGTGAGGTGGTTGCCGCCGTTAATTTTAATTCACCAGGCCAGGTAGTGATTGCTGGCAGTAAGGGCGCTGTTGAACGCGCTTGCGAGGCTTGCAAGGCCCGTGGCGCTAAGCGGGCGATGTTATTACCAGTGTCTGTGCCGTCACATTGCGCTTTAATGCGCCCTGCGGCAGAAAAATTGCAACAAAAATTAGATACAATCGTCATCAGTGCACCTGTGATTCCTGTCTTGCATAATGCCGATGTGGCCGCATATAGCGATGCAGCGCAAATTAAAGATGCATTGGTCCGCCAGCTTTACGAGCCAGTACGCTGGGTAGAAACAATTAGCAAGATGGCTACTGATGGAATTACCGTGATTGCTGAATGCGGGCCGGGTAAAGTATTGGCAGGCCTGAATAAGCGAATTGCAACAGAGGCACAGCAAGTGGCTCTGGTTGATACTGCTGCTCTGCAAACATTACAAGCGATGCTGTAA